TAGGAAAGCAGGCATAAGATGGGAATTTGGAGCTGGATCACTCCCTACCTGTGATGGAAAGGACGACGGACCACTGGTAGTAGGTAAAGAACACACAGCCCCTGGTGCAAGGTGGTGGTCCAATTGTTAAAACTCGCACTAGAATTGAATTGGGATGGTATCCCAGGGAAGGGGCATACACTAGCTAGTTCAGTGTTTCAGGAAATTGAGAGGTCTCAGAAACAGTAACTATACAAACAACGGATTGGATGACTATAGTTAAGCATCACTGATACCCTATTATAAGGTAATAAAAAGCTGTAGGTGAGTAACAGGCAATTGAAAGCCAAGTGTGGAAACCACATATCCTTCCTGGTGTTTCACCAAGAATCAATCTGCAGATCAACTTAGGAATTAATAACTACTGGTTGAGCTCCACAGAGGGTTCAAGGATCATAAAGGTCAGTTAGGGGAAAAAATGGGCCCCCTTGCATGTATAAAACAACACAATTGCTATGTCTGGGTCGCAAATACGGCTGTGACTCTTCTGGAAGCCCAACAAGAAAGAGTTACAATGTGGATAGGGAAAAAGCAATTTACTCAGCCTAGATTCAAATGAAATGCTCCACATGGGTCTTTATGTGTCACTGATGTTGTGGACAATGACCCCAAAAGCATTTCCAAATTAATGgttttatgagttttgacaaacgcatagagcCATGGGGTAGAAATGAATACCAACTTTAGCCACTACAAAGTCTGGGCTAGGTTTGGGGCTTCATTTCTTATTAGCTGATTGGCTTAGACAACCAGGCTCTCAATGTCCATTTTCACATCCATAAAATGGCAGTTTTGTTGGGAAGATAGATAATGAGTGGAAAGCTCATAATACAGCCTATAGTCAGGGCTCATGTGATGGAAGCGGTTAGTGAGTGGTCTCTGCAGGAAGCTTCATTAAGATGATGGGATTTGACACTGGGTTCGGGCATGGCCTAACCTCCCAAGTCTTATTCTCCTCATTTCTCTATGGGCATAACGACACCTATAATCCCTTTCCAAGGTCATTGTGAAGGTTATATGAGACACTATTGCACACTCAATAAAATCCTCACTACAATTTGAGCATAGAGATGGGTGAACTCTCCAATGTCTGTTGACTATGCTTTTCTCCTTCCCACATCTTTTCAGTGGAAACTAATCTCATTTCTTCATCCAATGGGGGTCAAGGAAAACCATCCACCCAAACCAAGGGCCAGGAAACCAGAGCCCAGAAGCCAAATCCAACCTACCATCCTTTTTTGTATCTAatggtttcttcctttttaaatggTTGACAAAACCCAAAATCCGAAAGGTGACTAATATTTTGTAACACCTGGAAATTATatcaaattattattaattaaaattaaattatattagatTCAAATTTCAGggtctataaataaagttttattggaacacagccacccgcatttggtgttttttttttaaatgcctgtgGCTGTTATATAAGAGACCATATagcttgcaaagcctaaaatactcaCTATTGGGCCCTTTACAGGAaacgtttgctgacccctgacctaAGCCATCAGTCGATAATCCAAACCCCAAGCTTCCCTTTCCATTAAACCAGAGGTCCCCACTTTAAGAGATCTATGAGACCCCCACTCCATCCTTTGCCAGTCAACTTACTCGTGAGGAGAGCATTGCTTCCATTTTCTATCTTTGTCATAATCGTTTGTCAAAGAACACCAACTCCGATTCAAAATATAGCCTTCCTTGGTGCATTTGCGAAAGAGTTTATTtctgaaggagaaagggaagataCACACGGGGGGATCTGCAGAGAAAGGGAGGAGCCAAAGGAGAAATATGAACATAGAAGGTCTTACAATTAACCATTGCTAAACTAACAGCACGTGCTTTTTCTAttataccaaactgttttccaagcgGTAGTTAAAACATGTAGAAAAGTCAAGATTTGGACTCAGGTTTATCTGACCCCAAAAATCATGTAGCCGGCTGCTATAAATTGCTTCTTGGACCCTAGGCACCCAAGACAGCCCATCATGGGAATGCTCACCTTGCCCTGTGCAGTACCTCCACCTGCCTTGGAATTTCCTATCAAGAGAACACCAGTCATAATCGCTGTGGGTGGAGATACAGTTGTAGTGGACTACGTCACCATACATAAATGGAAAGACGCAAGAACTGGAAACCAActctggaaaaaaacaaattgcTGAATATGGGGCAAGCTTACAAAGGGAATTGACTTTCTCATGTCCATCGTAATTATCAACGTCATGCTTCTTCACCTACTTCCCCCACATCCACATGTGGCTGGGCTCGCTAACTGCCTTCCCTGTGCATGGCACAAAATACAACAGTATATCAAAAGAAGCCTTATTTCAACCCAGAGCTGCAAACAGACTGGAGTTGCTGGCTTCTTTTTCATGTAAGTCCTCTAGCGACTGTACACTCGATCTCTGAAGCCGAGTCTTCATTCTGGAGTCTTTCTTAtagtctcctttctccctctctcctagaaaaataattttcttagccTGCCAAAGTTAGTCCCTAAGTTATCTCTCAAAGCTATCCACTTCCCTACACACTCTTTGTTACCCTCCAGCATCGTGTCTTGCCTTGACTATGGCAATAATTTTTTCTGGAAGGTTCCAACCTATTTGTCCCGTctgtttttgccgaggaagattggcccttggctaacatccatgcccatcttcctcttctttgtatgggatgccgccacagcatggcttgacaagcggtgcatcgctcACCCACGCCCCCgcccccggatctgaacctgtgaaccccaggccgccaaagcggagcacgcaaacttaaccactatgccaccaccaAGCTTGCCCTGAGAACTTTCATTCTTAAATACTAACCTGACCCTACCACTAACCTGTTAATATCCCATTGTTTTTAGGATAAGAAATAGCATGTAAATGGCTTATGATACGTTACCTGACCTGGTTCCCAAATACACCTCCAGCCTCACCTTGGACCACCCTTCCTTGTGCTCTCTCTGCTCAAGCCTTGTAAGGTGTCTTGAGTGTTCCAGCATCTTTCTCGCCTTGGGGATTTACAGATGTGATCTTCTGCACTTAGTGGGAATGCCACACCCCTTGGCCTGTTTACCCTCTTCTTAAGTTCAGCCTAGATGTGAATCTCCGTGGAACTGTCTTGAACGTCCAGACTACACTAGATCCACTTGTCCTGAACTTCCTTACAAATTCCCTTTTCTTGTATTTATTTAACATGTAATGATTTGTTCAGAGTCTGTCTCGTTTGTCAGAAATGACCCCATGTATCCTGTTTAATGCTAGACCCATGGTGGCAACTGATAGAGACTGGTACATAACAgaaacttaataaatattggttggCCCTTCATAAGCCTGAAATAATTTGGACAcaagattcatttatttttactatttagcgattattcattatttattgatatacattattaatatttattatttaataataattatgttcttattttttaacaattatgttagcatttttattattttatgatttaactatgttattataatattttatgatttaatattttaaattattatttgacAGTTTTTGTGTCTTGGCATTAGTTATGACTATGTTCATTGTTTATTAATtagttattatttatataataagcTCTTATATAGCTTACTCTGTGCTGGACATATTGTGCACAATTTACAGACACTAACACCTAATGATATCTTTACCTCATTCTAATGGACTGGGTACTGTCATTAGGCTCCCCCTAAGGTCAGCTTTGGTCCTGAGCACGTGATTTCTGTACACAGAGAAACTTTGCTATTCACTGCTCTGAAAATAGCTTGCTTCTGAACCCAAAACCAAAAGGGCTGATGGGCCACGTTTTCCCACTATGTACTCCAAGCTATGTTGTTTCAACtccaaataaataattgttgattgAAATAGTTTAAAAGACAATCAACATTTTGGTAACCAAAGTCTCTCTTTCACTGGCTTGACTATCCACACAAAGTGTTCCCacatctttatttctctcttgaaACTCCCAATTTCAGGAGAGCTATAGGTTAAAACTGAGTGCCAGCTGTCTACATGTGGATACGGTTCAGCTCTTCCAAGAATTGAGACACTGAGACAAAGTTATCTACAGTGAGCCCTAATGAGTTCCATGATtaacattttaacttaaaaaacagACGCAAAAGATCACATGTATGATTCCGTTTGTATGAAACGTCCAGAAAAGACCAACCACTAGAGACAGAacgtagactagtggttgcctgtgcctggggatgggaattggGGGGTGATGGCAAATGGGTACAAGGGATCttcttggggtgatggaaatgttctagaattggattgtggtgatgtCTACACcactctgtaaatttactaaaaatcatcaaGTGGTATATTTTAAATGGGAGAATGTTATGGTATATAGATTATACTTCTCCATATAAGGCTGTTAAAAGTaactaacaaacaagaaaacccaCAATTGCTAGTGTTAGTCCCAATGGAGAAGAGAATACTTTTCTGGAGGGGCAGGAGAGGAACTCTTGGAAAGCTGACTGAACTGGAtcttcaaatatatgatttggcTGCCATGATCGGGGGGCCTTTTGTGCCAGAAAGATagcaaaggaaagaataaaatgtcAGGAAAATGCAAGGAACTTTCAGGAATATAATATTGTTTCATGAGTTGGGGCTAACATTTGAGATGTGAACAAATGAAGCGACATTTCCCCACCTGGAACCGGAGGGTGTAAATGGGCAATCaattctgaaagagaaaaaaaatgagtaaaatttaGATTACTTCCTAAAAGATTCCATTCCTAGATTAATGGCTGTTAAAAGTACCTTGACGTTCATATAGCCAACTACTTTCTTGCTTCAGGAAACCCTACACTATCCCATTTTGGGTGACTTATGATCACTTCCAATTGGAAGAGTCTGGCATTTACCCAAGAAAGCCCATTAATTCACGTATGAGTTCCGACCATGCCAAGGGTCTCTCTTTGAGTAAATCTATCCCATCCAGTGTCTCTCAGTGTCCACTCATTGGCTGAAATTCCACAAGTCTGAAGGTTGGAGGGAACATTTTAGCTTTTTCCTATACATCAACATTTCAGGAAAACCTTTTCTTCAGTGCTAGAGGCTGAATACCCCCAGTATCCTTGgtgattctgttttgttttgcttagaAAATTTTGCTCTTTTGTCGTTCCTGAGCCTGTTTCAGGGAGTAAGTGTCTCAGTAGCACCACCACCATCAAAGCCAGGTTAGACCTGGTTAAAGACTAGAAAGGAAATGCAAAGACCTGTTAACCCAACAATTAGCTAACGTTTAATTGGCCATTCTTATGTTCCAGTCATTATCCTCAGCTGATCTTCACAATAGCCCTGTGAAGGAGAAATTATCATGTAGAACTCTCTTCTCCTGCCTGTCCCCCAAAGGTTTACATACCAGCAAAAAGGCAACAGAGAGTGATTGGCAGCTATGTCACTGATGGGTGGGAACCAGGCTCAAACTCAAGAAGTCTGACGTCGGAGACTGGGTTCTGAACACAGTATAGACATTACCTTGGAATTGTCATCTACTCGTGCAAGTGACTTAACCCAGTTGCCtccctttctttatctttgatataACGACGCTAATTCATAGGTTCCCATGAGACTCTAACTCAGGGGCTACTGTGTGGTGACTGTGCATCCGTGTTAGCTGAGAGCAGCCCTGCTCTTCAGAAAGCTAACAAGATGTCAACGTTTTTGAAGTCATGGttacataaattattattttacatatcttatatattttatatataatttattatacagGCGCCTGCCTCTGTACTTAGCACATTATGCTAATTATCTCACAGAAACTGATGCTTGCAACACCCCAGTAAGGTTGatattgttatatattatatttataggtTATATATTATTAATGATGATCTCTATTTTGTAGGTACAGAGATGGAGGCTTTAGAGAGGGAAACCACTTGTTCAAAGCCACAGAACTAAGTAGTTCAGGTATTCTGGCTCCAGAAGTTGAGCCTCCAAAATAATCCTGCCGCTGGGGGGCACTGTTTCTGGCATCTCTTTCAGGAGATGCTGCCGCAAAGCTGAACCTCCTCCATGTGCAGGGTAGGGTCATTTTAGGATAAAACCATGGGTACTTATATTTCATTATAAAGGCTAGCAGTCACTGGGGGAATTTTCTGCTTTGTCCAGTCACAGTAGCTAATCTTTACAACCTTTCATCTCTACTGTCTTGAatccccacagccttctctttattttacagaCGAAAGAGCAGAAAGATACTTGCACTTAAACCTTGTCCACATAGTCAAAAATGAGTGCAGCCTGGACTCACATCCAACTCTGTCTGTTCCGGGACTAACCTATTTCTTTCAGACCCTGGTGCCCCCAGAAATGGTCCTTCGCCATTTCATCTACTAATATCGCTGGACACGACCAAATTCTTACAGATCCTCTGTCACCGAGATTTATGTTATTATCGTATTGTACCTCTGGCCAGACATTACCGTTGTTACTATTTGATCCTTCTCCTCCATCTCTAGGTAATGATGATGAAGAAACACCACCATGACCTTCAATGGAGGACTTACAGTGTGCCCAGTGTAttctaagaaagagaaaacaaaaggcaGCCCCCCACATCCCACATCCTGGCACTCACGGCTAGCCATGTCATTCTCCTACTGACATAAACGTAGAAATAACGACCTCAGACAAGGTTACTCTGAGGTCATGAGAAAGTGATAAGGCAAGACCACTCCAGCATTTTGTGTAAGTACAGGCAAAAACAAGTTCCCTGGGCCACAAATTACCAAACACCTCCTCCCCCTTGGCTGAAATGAGTGACTGCTGCTTCTTTACTGATTACATCTTCCTCGTCCTTCTAGTTAGCCTTCCTATAAAGAAGATTTATTGAGATACCCAAGCATAGAGTTGCCCCCACTTTCTGACAGTATTCAAATGAGTGAACTCCAGCTTCCTCAACCTAGCCCCCCTAAAATCTCCcaaccagaacccaaaccctagaATAGGTTCTAACACCCTGTTGTTTAGAACCCCAAGGTGCCCCATGGTACCCCAGGGTGTGTGGTCTTCCTGGCTGATTTGAGTGATAAAACCAATTTGTTCAACTCCTGTGTGAGATCCTGGTGGGTTTGGGCTGAATGGAGGGCAGTGAAATCTCCAAGGGCTTTTcctatcttttctattttaatccttacaacagctaTGAGAGATAGAGATCACTTGTTCCCTAttgaatttatttgttttctggcaGGCAATTCATAGAGTTCACACTTCAAACAAGTTATAAAAGGGAACTGATAAAAGTCTTCCCAGCCCCCCgttcccctccccaaaggtaaccgaTGTTGTAATTCTTGTGAAACCTGCAGAGATAGTTGATGAATATTCGAGTGCATGTATTAATAATGTTTTACTCCTTTTTTTACACAAAGGATAGCATAGCCTCCATACTGTTTATTTTAACCTTGCTCCCTTAACAAAAGATCTTGGAGAACTTTCCAAAACAATACATAATaagcttcctctttcttttctttcttttttttttttttttttgtggtaagaatactttacatgagatctaccttcttaacaaatttttaagtgcacgatGCGGTACTGCTAACCAcaggcactatgttgtacagcaggtCCCTACCACGTAttcatcttgcatgactgaaactttatgcccactGAACACAActgcccatttcccctcccccaagcccttggcaaccactattctacactctgtttctatgagtttgactactttagatacttcatatggGTGGAATCAcgtggtatttgtccttctgtgactggcttacttcactggAAATAATTtccccaaggttcatccatgttgttgcatatggcaggatttccaaGCTTTCTCTTTCTTAAAGATTATTATTACCATTCTCTAGATGAGAAGGCTGAGGCTTAAAGAGAGGCAAAGTTACTTGCCCATGATCACCCAACCAGTGAGAGGAAGAAGTAGGTTTTGAAGCCAGGACTCTCCAAATCCTCTATTCTGCACCAACCATTATGCTGTGTTTCAAAGATATTATGGACAATGGATAGAATCTGTTTCCTGCCTGTCTCTCCCAAAACCACTGCCTCCTaggtctcctcttcctcctctgtccaCTCCTTCACCACTCTCTCACCCACCTTGCCAGCTCACCTGCTTTCAGCCCATACACACAGAGCACCAGGGACACCAAGCTTGCCAGATTTTTCATTGCCTCCAATTACCTGCAGATGACCTGCAGCGTAGCAAACGTTGCCTCTGATTTTATACTCTCCAATTTCCGCCCCTCCTCCTCAAGCTGCTCTCATAGCACACAGACTCACTCCTTAGCATTTTCTCCCGTGCTCTACATCTCAGGGCGCACAGAAAAATTAAGGACATCCATCTTAGAATGCTCTATTACAGCATTCTgaaagtgtggtccctggcccAGCTCCATCATCCGCACCTgcaaacttgttagaaatgcaaatccttAGGCCCCACACCAGACCTGCTGAAACTCTGGGGATGGACCAGCCACCTGTGTTGtagcaagccctccaggggaGTCTGATGTTCACTCAAGTTCGAGGACCACTGCTCTAGAACTTGCTTAATATTTTCATATCTATTCGTATCATTTACTCCcttgattattcttttttaaatgaaagtccAGCAAGAAAGGCAAAGCCAGTTTTAGACTCCTGGGTAAGTAAAGCTCAGAAAGGTGAAGCATTGTGCCTCTGGTCAGCCAGCACCTGGAAAGGACAGATCTAATCCCAGTTCCTACGTGTGGCCTTGGTCCACTGTAGAATTCCTTTCCCGTCTACCATCTCTGGAGGGATCTGGGGACAGCGGGAGAGGCAAGAGCACtctatgagagagaagagattggAAGAGTGAGCACCCATAAAGACGCCATGTCCTGGTGCGGAACACACCATCCTGGAGCCCGAGCATCAGGACAGAGTCAGGAAGGGAAGAGGTCAACACTCCAGCCTCTCTGCAGATAATGAGATCACCTGTCAATCATGAGTAAGCAATAGGGGTTGGCATTAGTGCTTCGCCTGCATGAGCTGAGAGAGGAGTCTCACACAACTTCATGACGTGGGAATCACATGTCCTATGTCAACATATTGCAGAGTTGACgtctggagaaactgaggctcaaagaagcaAAGTTATTTGTGAAGGTTATGTGGCTCGCAGAAGTGGAAGGGTGCAGATTCAATCCAGGCTGTCTGACATCAAGCCTTCTTGCTCTTCCTCACCCCATTGTTAGTGAGGTTTCAGAGGTGAAGAGGCTTCATAGGATGCCTGGTCTCTTCAGAGAACAGATTCACTCTTACTCTCTCCTGGTTCTAAAGGCAGAACTTACTTCGTTTCTGACACTTGCTAGCTGAGTGATTCTGGAAAGTTATTTTGCTGTCTGAGCCTGCATACCAGATCTCTAAAATGTTTGGGCTACATGCATCTGATTTAAGAGCCGAGtgactattctttttctttgttgttttagttAATTATTTTCCGTCACATCATAGTCTCTAATCCATAACTATCAACATCCAGAATACACACAAACAAAATCAGTGGGAATGGGAGAGCAGTTTTCCACATCTTTTATTTAATAAGCTAATATTTGTGGCAGATATTTGAGCTTTTGTTATTTATTAGAGAAGATAGTTTGTGTATCTTTgactttgatttgttttttttttttttttttggtgaattaaagaaaatactcaattcttttttttattgcagtaacattggtttataacattatataaatttcagatgtacatcattatacttctatttctgcatagattacatcatgttcaccacccaaagactaattacattgcatcaccatacacatgtgcctaatcatcctttttgccctcctccctcccccgttcccctttggtaaccaccaatccaatctctgtctctatgtgtgtgtgttttgttgtttttctcttctacatatgagtgagataatatggtatttgactttctccctctgacttatttcacttaacgtaataccctcaaggtccatccatgttgtcacaaatggctggatttcatcatttcttatggctgaatagtattccattgtgtatatataccatttcttctttatccattcatcccttgatagacacttaggttgcttccaagtctgactattatgaataatgctgcaattagcacaagggtgcacatatctttacaCAGAAAATGCTCTTAATTCTAATTGTAACTTCTCCCAAAGATAAGGGGAAGTTATATCCCTGAATATTCATGAGGCTTCAGAGGTGGTGATAAAAATGTGCAGAGTTGGTGAGGCACGTTCTAGAGATTCACCCCACATCACAGCCTAAAGTCATGGCCAGGACACCCTGAGCAGGACCCAGAACACCCTACCCTCTGG
This genomic window from Diceros bicornis minor isolate mBicDic1 chromosome 34, mDicBic1.mat.cur, whole genome shotgun sequence contains:
- the LOC131397635 gene encoding binder of sperm protein homolog 2-like; protein product: MKNLASLVSLVLCVYGLKAELIAHLHPPVPELVSSSCVFPFMYGDVVHYNCISTHSDYDWCSLDRKFQGRWRYCTGQDPPVCIFPFSFRNKLFRKCTKEGYILNRSWCSLTNDYDKDRKWKQCSPHE